The following proteins are co-located in the Oscillospiraceae bacterium genome:
- the uvrA gene encoding excinuclease ABC subunit UvrA — MEKIIIKGAKEHNLKNVSLEIPRDKLVVFTGLSGSGKSSLAFDTIYAEGQRRYVESLSSYARMFLGQMEKPDVEKIDGLSPAISIDQKTTGRNPRSTVGTVTEIYDYLRVLYARIGVPHCPNCKKEIKQQTIDQITDAVLNYGMGSKILVLAPVVRGRKGEHLKVFENAKKSGYVRVRVDGDIYDLSEEIKLDRNKKHNIEIVVDRLVVKEEIKARFTDSVETATSLSDGVVIIHNIGDKDYSYSLNYACPDCNISIEELSPRMFSFNNPMGACPECGGLGHLMKVDKNYVFNKELSIRDGGIVANGCNYKSDDTMMAMYLNGLSNKYNFSLDVPIKDLPENIIDIILYGTNGAKFEMTYKKKYGGGSFMGDFEGIINNLERRYKETKSNWIRNDIESLMTKADCHVCGGARLKPEALSVTIDGKNIAEITKFTIIELLEFFENLELSEREQKIANLLIKEIKERLFFLKDVGLEYLTLSRSAGTLSGGEAQRIRLATQIGSSLMGVLYILDEPSIGLHQRDNDRLLATLKRLRDLGNTLIVVEHDEDTIRSADYVVDIGPGAGIHGGEIVAAGTVDEISKCTKSITGKYLTGKKKINVPKERRKGNGNYLEIIGAKENNLKNINVKFPLGCLCAVTGVSGSGKSSLVNQILYRELAHRLNGARLRGGNFKDIKGLSNLDKIINIDQSPIGRTPRSNPATYTGVFTDIREVFASTLEARLKGYDSSRFSFNVKGGRCEACQGDGVVTIEMHFLADVNITCDVCKGKRYNRETLEIKYKDKNIFEVLDMTVEEGIEFFENIPKIKRKLQVLKDVGLSYIKLGQPSTTLSGGEAQRVKLATELSKKPTGKTIYVLDEPTTGLHTDDVKKLIDVLQKLADNGNTVIVIEHNLDVIKTADYIVDLGPEGGNRGGEIVAAGTPEEVAKNKKSYTGKYLKKYLG, encoded by the coding sequence ATGGAAAAAATTATAATAAAAGGAGCAAAAGAACATAATTTAAAAAATGTATCTTTAGAAATACCAAGAGATAAACTTGTTGTTTTTACAGGACTTTCAGGTTCAGGAAAAAGTTCTCTTGCTTTTGATACAATATATGCCGAAGGGCAGAGAAGATATGTAGAATCCCTGTCTTCCTATGCACGTATGTTTTTAGGGCAAATGGAAAAACCTGATGTTGAAAAAATAGACGGGCTTTCTCCTGCAATATCAATTGACCAGAAAACAACAGGCAGAAATCCTCGTTCAACAGTTGGAACTGTTACTGAGATATACGATTATCTTAGAGTTTTATATGCAAGAATAGGTGTTCCTCATTGTCCTAACTGTAAAAAGGAAATCAAACAGCAAACAATCGACCAGATTACCGATGCAGTTTTAAATTATGGTATGGGAAGTAAAATTCTTGTTTTAGCACCTGTTGTCAGAGGCAGAAAAGGTGAGCACCTAAAAGTGTTTGAAAATGCTAAAAAAAGTGGTTATGTTCGTGTAAGGGTTGACGGAGATATTTATGATTTATCCGAAGAAATAAAACTTGACAGAAACAAAAAACATAATATAGAAATTGTGGTTGACCGTTTAGTTGTTAAAGAAGAAATTAAAGCGAGATTTACCGATTCAGTTGAAACTGCAACGAGTTTATCAGACGGTGTAGTCATAATCCATAATATAGGAGATAAAGACTATAGTTACAGTTTAAATTACGCATGCCCTGATTGTAATATAAGTATAGAAGAACTTTCTCCGAGAATGTTTTCTTTTAACAATCCAATGGGCGCATGCCCTGAATGCGGTGGGCTCGGGCATCTTATGAAAGTCGATAAAAACTATGTTTTTAATAAGGAACTTTCAATAAGAGATGGTGGTATTGTCGCAAACGGATGTAACTATAAAAGCGACGATACAATGATGGCGATGTATCTTAATGGTTTATCTAATAAGTATAATTTTTCCTTGGATGTACCTATTAAAGATTTACCGGAAAATATTATTGATATTATTCTTTATGGTACGAACGGTGCTAAATTTGAAATGACCTATAAAAAGAAGTACGGTGGCGGCTCTTTTATGGGTGATTTTGAGGGAATAATCAATAATTTGGAAAGAAGATATAAAGAAACCAAATCAAACTGGATAAGAAATGATATTGAATCTTTGATGACAAAGGCGGATTGCCATGTGTGTGGAGGAGCAAGACTTAAACCTGAGGCTCTGTCTGTCACAATAGATGGTAAAAATATTGCAGAGATAACTAAATTTACTATTATAGAACTTCTTGAATTTTTTGAAAATTTAGAATTGTCAGAAAGGGAACAGAAGATTGCAAATTTACTCATAAAAGAAATTAAGGAAAGATTATTTTTCTTAAAAGATGTAGGTCTTGAATATCTTACTTTATCAAGGAGTGCAGGAACTTTATCGGGTGGAGAAGCACAAAGAATAAGACTTGCAACCCAGATTGGCTCATCACTTATGGGAGTGTTATATATTCTTGACGAACCAAGCATAGGGCTCCATCAGCGTGATAATGACAGGTTACTTGCAACTTTAAAAAGATTAAGAGATTTAGGTAATACACTTATTGTTGTTGAACATGACGAAGATACTATAAGAAGTGCAGATTATGTTGTTGATATTGGTCCCGGTGCAGGTATTCACGGTGGAGAAATCGTTGCAGCAGGAACAGTTGATGAGATTTCAAAGTGTACTAAATCTATCACAGGAAAATATCTTACAGGTAAGAAGAAAATAAATGTTCCTAAAGAAAGAAGAAAAGGCAACGGAAACTATCTTGAAATTATAGGTGCTAAAGAAAATAATTTGAAAAATATAAATGTAAAATTTCCGTTAGGCTGTTTATGTGCTGTTACAGGTGTTTCGGGTTCTGGAAAAAGTTCTCTCGTAAATCAGATTTTATATAGAGAACTGGCGCATAGATTAAATGGTGCGCGTTTAAGAGGTGGAAATTTTAAAGACATTAAAGGGCTTTCCAATCTTGATAAAATAATAAATATAGATCAATCACCGATAGGAAGAACGCCTCGTTCCAATCCAGCGACATATACAGGCGTATTTACAGATATACGTGAAGTGTTTGCATCAACCTTAGAGGCAAGACTTAAAGGTTATGATTCAAGCCGTTTTAGTTTTAATGTTAAAGGCGGAAGATGTGAAGCATGTCAGGGCGATGGTGTTGTTACAATAGAAATGCATTTTCTTGCTGATGTAAATATTACCTGTGATGTATGTAAAGGTAAAAGATATAACAGAGAAACTTTAGAGATAAAATATAAGGATAAAAATATATTTGAAGTTCTTGATATGACTGTTGAAGAAGGTATAGAATTTTTTGAAAACATACCTAAAATCAAAAGAAAATTACAAGTGCTAAAAGATGTAGGGCTTTCTTATATTAAACTCGGTCAACCGTCGACTACACTATCGGGCGGAGAAGCGCAGAGAGTCAAACTTGCAACAGAACTTTCCAAAAAGCCTACAGGTAAGACTATTTATGTTCTTGATGAACCAACAACAGGACTTCATACAGATGATGTAAAAAAACTTATCGATGTATTACAAAAACTTGCCGATAACGGTAATACAGTAATTGTTATTGAGCATAATCTTGATGTTATCAAAACAGCAGATTATATTGTTGATTTAGGACCTGAAGGCGGTAACAGAGGCGGAGAGATTGTGGCGGCAGGAACACCTGAAGAGGTAGCGAAAAACAAAAAATCATATACGGGTAAATATTTAAAAAAATACTTGGGTTAG